A portion of the Fulvia fulva chromosome 1, complete sequence genome contains these proteins:
- a CDS encoding Heterokaryon incompatibility protein 6, OR allele produces the protein MSLTRWKSPSNSAPELLDFHYARLKSQHSIRLARIRPGSSGRVAIDLVDSYVSARGQAPSDEYDALSYTWGDLQPNKPILCNGRRLVITETLLDALKHFRLQGNAVTLWIDQICICQARPKEREHQVQPMGDIFSGARRVLVWLGGHYDDSKTGMRLAEHLLSISRDPQISHLDHHRIHNRLPASEHKGWKALASILRRPWFLTTWIVQEVVLNPNVELVLADNSLHWHELESIVGLLDGPTSRQWQLDLTMSAWELPFSRINRIRLRHQQSRLHQIKTAATDNEAVSDDPRAKADVAGFDLDLLDLLLISRDLGATDPRDKIYGLLGLSGHEMPIDYDASPEQVFNEFALAIVGSATDLAPVGVQMAKLSCKIKEVRKALTLLSCAGKPNQQRSMASWIPDWSTNLSSRPLLFDQRFCAGGDTIDIDWHFETGLHLCGKLLDTVAVAGKTSLGYTAEGNAHGLIRDWMHEARKIADTRSVRSPGSTMNVDAFQALLRDLSVCEHGYYKGDEHEAQFRRRRSMLDDINDVDTVHDARQTLTLGPTRGRVLAATTTGHICLVPRGTVVGDLIYVVLGASVPFVLRPHAEDDIAFTLIGKAYVQGITYGEWLHMDHLAGVEDVYLR, from the exons ATGAGTCTCACACGATGGAAGAGCCCTTCGAACTCTGCACCAGAGTTGCTCGATTTCCACTATGCACGTTTGAAGAGCCAGCACAGCATTCGCCTTGCACGTATCAGGCCCGGCAGTAGCGGCCGCGTTGCGATCGATCTGGTCGACAGCTATGTTTCCGCGCGCGGTCAGGCGCCGTCCGACGAGTACGATGCACTCTCATACACCTGGGGCGACCTGCAGCCGAACAAACCCATTTTGTGTAATGGACGTCGGCTCGTCATCACGGAGACACTACTTGACGCGCTCAAGCACTTCAGACTACAAGGCAATGCGGTCACGCTGTGGATTGATCAGATCTGTATCTGTCAGGCGCGTCCAAAAGAGCGCGAACATCAAGTACAACCGATGGGTGATATCTTCTCTGGAGCTCGAAGGGTGCTCGTCTGGCTAGGTGGCCACTACGACGACTCAAAGACTGGCATGCGACTTGCAGAGCATCTGCTGTCCATCTCGAGAGACCCCCAAATCTCACACCTCGATCACCACCGTATACATAATCGCCTGCCAGCCAGCGAGCATAAGGGCTGGAAAGCCTTAGCGTCTATCCTTCGACGACCGTGGTTTCTGACAACGTGGATTGTACAAGAAGTGGTACTGAATCCTAATGTTGAACTTGTCCTCGCCGATAACTCGTTGCATTGGCATGAGCTCGAATCGATCGTCGGTCTTCTGGACGGACCGACATCAAGGCAGTGGCAATTAGATCTAACGATGTCTGCCTGGGAGCTACCGTTCTCAAGGATCAACCGTATTCGACTCCGCCATCAGCAGTCACGTTTACATCAGATCAAAACAGCAGCGACGGACAATGAAGCAGTTTCCGATGATCCCCGGGCAAAAGCGGATGTCGCAGGCTTT GACTTAGATCTGCTTGACTTACTTCTCATCTCGCGCGATCTCGGCGCAACAGACCCTCGTGACAAGATATATGGTCTGCTAGGTCTCAGCGGGCATGAGATGCCCATCGACTATGACGCATCGCCTGAGCAAGTCTTCAACGAGTTTGCCCTCGCCATTGTTGGCTCTGCCACTGACCTCGCACCAGTTGGTGTACAAATGGCGAAATTGTCGTGTAAGATCAAAGAAGTCCGCAAGGCATTGACGCTTTTGTCGTGCGCCGGCAAGCCAAACCAACAACGTAGCATGGCGTCGTGGATTCCTGACTGGAGCACTAATTTGTCCTCAAGACCCTTGCTGTTTGACCAGCGTTTTTGCGCTGGCGGCGATACGATAGACATCGATTGGCACTTTGAGACGGGACTTCATCTGTGTGGCAAACTGCTAGATACTGTAGCCGTGGCCGGGAAGACCAGCTTGGGATACACCGCTGAGGGCAACGCGCATGGTCTCATTCGTGACTGGATGCACGAAGCCCGAAAGATTGCCGACACCAGGTCAGTTCGCTCTCCTGGCAGCACGATGAATGTAGATGCCTTTCAAGCTTTACTGAGAGATCTTTCGGTGTGCG AACATGGTTACTACAAGGGCGATGAACATGAGGCACAGTTCAGGAGGAGGCGTAGTATGCTGGACGATATCAATGATGTGGACACTGTGCACGATGCACGGCAAACACTGACCCTCGGGCCTACGAGAGGCAGGGTGCTGGCTGCAACGACGACCGGTCACATTTGTCTCGTGCCCCGGGGCACTGTGGTAGGCGACTTGATCTATGTCGTGCTCGGCGCCAGTGTTCCCTTCGTTTTGCGGCCGCATGCCGAGGATGACATTGCCTTTACGTTGATCGGCAAGGCGTATGTGCAGGGCATTACTTACGGGGAATGGCTTCATATGGACCATCTGGCTGGTGTAGAGGACGTCTACCTTCGTTGA
- a CDS encoding Spindle pole body protein ppc89 produces the protein MAASRSRFANANRASSPNDDVYQTATQTSFQDVIQSTPQQQDFSLQDDAFPRPYDQQSGDSSTDMLIEMGRGTKRAQDYDMSSNAIFSFGNDNSQYEVTGTPPVRPNHALRKQASVRSAKQRAVSEKMPTRREDAARENTQRSGTLRVRSSRFTAAQHVSAAYTAVPTRYTAEGGLQMGDQPTPRRTASAAAHIESAAYTTSQSFMLPDMADMTAMIAGGTPVFRKPAASRSRFTFNAPKQPAQLHHPIDGAAIPNDEKYIFASIGLLQEKVASLESENSEARKRAEEYEAEILELRSQLQAARRRPGSALGSEDDSIQHGGSHTDIARLEARIKALQAQVDKAERKTSIAEITKSRVTKERDVIMAQITTAYVNNEELASENDALRESQEEFQNEVDELKNQVVSLASENNDLRAKLGAHKTSRANESARSIRDNQAGSGDDGPMRTEESRRDSLSASRAVKHSRESSTGIAQNKQDPTTAEQRGTAASNQDDSFVRDIATAIARETQKIRQQASIKLQDPREARSESRGPRGLHSRSLSRTRRDTAPETHHSSKRHVSAPAGMEVDDAVTATEVDLTRKSRRSSFGRAADGGVSTEEDLTILSDLDDDAMAALRRKLEEERRTGRLHKKPLYQSLKDNDTTRSLTRQSMPRKSSLKDLTGRAERLTLGDGTVDDFLRAAKTVRVQSPHSSFNDVQAGQQDTDVGDESILSNTSRRRRRSSGAEGMTSAFIIPDITMNVNQPLLATLSKPSCINHDAINCTVCPDSAKTSTIPQPIPVTDRDIDVTDATLRPAQAPADALAMVIKNLSDEVAHLRVQREVHSQQYNQHDPAISKRRRHSLKAKIEALTSQIETRSDQIYALYDVLEGQKQAGQLKTETKSVEMTQQDVEDTLTSIGLDPAELSGHVGRKAPAGFDGIDDVSDESELPWEGLSDVESEIGQGR, from the coding sequence ATGGCCGCTTCGCGATCGCGTTTCGCGAACGCCAACCGCGCCAGTTCGCCCAACGACGATGTTTACCAGACGGCCACCCAGACCAGCTTCCAGGACGTGATCCAGTCGACGCCTCAGCAACAGGACTTCTCCCTGCAGGACGATGCCTTTCCGCGGCCATACGATCAGCAAAGCGGTGATAGCAGCACCGACATGTTGATAGAGATGGGTCGAGGCACGAAGCGCGCGCAGGACTACGACATGTCTTCCAACGCGATTTTCAGCTTTGGCAACGACAACAGTCAGTACGAGGTCACGGGCACACCACCTGTCCGCCCCAATCATGCTCTGCGGAAACAAGCATCCGTCAGAAGTGCCAAGCAGCGCGCTGTATCCGAGAAAATGCCTACTCGAAGGGAAGATGCGGCCCGGGAGAACACACAGCGCTCTGGGACACTTAGAGTGCGCAGCTCCCGCTTTACAGCTGCACAGCATGTATCGGCAGCTTATACCGCAGTACCGACACGATACACAGCTGAAGGAGGCCTGCAGATGGGGGATCAGCCGACGCCGCGCCGTACAGCAAGTGCAGCTGCCCACATCGAGTCAGCAGCGTACACGACCAGTCAGTCGTTCATGCTACCAGACATGGCAGATATGACCGCTATGATTGCGGGTGGGACGCCGGTGTTCAGAAAACCTGCGGCATCACGCTCGCGGTTCACATTCAATGCTCCCAAGCAGCCCGCTCAGCTGCATCATCCCATAGATGGCGCTGCCATACCGAATGATGAGAAGTATATCTTCGCGTCTATTGGTCTTCTGCAGGAAAAGGTTGCGTCGCTGGAGTCAGAGAACAGCGAAGCGAGAAAGAGAGCAGAGGAATATGAAGCTGAGATTCTCGAGCTCCGAAGTCAACTGCAAGCAGCCAGACGTCGTCCTGGCAGCGCTCTTGGCTCTGAAGACGATTCAATTCAGCATGGAGGCTCGCACACCGACATCGCCAGATtagaagcaagaatcaagGCCTTACAGGCGCAAGTGGACAAGGCCGAACGAAAGACCAGCATTGCCGAGATCACCAAGAGTCGTGTGACTAAGGAGCGCGATGTGATCATGGCGCAAATTACCACCGCATATGTGAACAACGAGGAGCTTGCCAGTGAGAACGATGCGTTGAGAGAGAGCCAGGAAGAATTCCAGAACGAGGTAGATGAGCTTAAGAATCAAGTCGTGTCGCTTGCCAGCGAGAATAACGATTTGCGCGCTAAGCTGGGAGCTCACAAAACCTCGCGGGCAAACGAAAGCGCTCGATCAATACGGGACAACCAAGCAGGGTCTGGAGATGATGGACCCATGAGGACGGAAGAGAGCAGGCGAGATTCGCTGTCTGCTTCGCGTGCTGTTAAGCATAGTAGGGAATCATCAACAGGCATTGCCCAAAACAAGCAAGATCCTACCACAGCCGAGCAGCGGGGAACTGCTGCATCAAACCAAGATGACTCCTTCGTGCGCGATATTGCCACGGCGATAGCGCGAGAGACTCAGAAGATACGACAGCAAGCTTCTATCAAGTTGCAAGATCCACGCGAGGCTCGTAGTGAGAGTCGTGGTCCGAGAGGTCTGCATTCTCGATCCCTATCACGAACCCGCAGAGACACTGCACCGGAGACGCACCATTCATCCAAGCGTCATGTCTCAGCACCAGCAGGGATGGAAGTGGATGATGCTGTGACTGCCACGGAAGTTGACCTGACTCGAAAGTCTCGACGTTCTTCGTTCGGTAGGGCAGCTGATGGTGGTGTATCAACTGAGGAAGACTTGACCATTCTCAGCGATCTGGACGATGATGCGATGGCAGCCCTGCGTAGGAAGCTGGAGGAAGAAAGACGTACCGGCCGACTGCACAAAAAGCCCTTGTATCAGAGCTTGAAGGACAACGACACCACCAGATCTTTGACGCGACAAAGCATGCCGCGGAAGTCGTCGTTGAAAGATCTCACCGGAAGAGCAGAGCGTCTTACTCTCGGGGACGGCACCGTGGACGATTTCCTCAGAGCTGCAAAGACAGTACGAGTCCAGTCGCCACATTCGTCGTTCAACGACGTGCAAGCCGGCCAGCAGGACACAGATGTGGGCGATGAATCAATCCTCAGCAATACCAGCCGCCGTCGAAGAAGGTCATCCGGTGCCGAGGGCATGACTTCAGCCTTCATCATTCCAGACATCACTATGAACGTCAATCAGCCTTTGCTAGCAACGCTCAGCAAGCCCTCTTGCATCAACCATGATGCCATCAATTGCACCGTCTGCCCAGATTCTGCCAAGACTAGCACAATACCGCAGCCAATCCCGGTCACAGACCGAGACATCGATGTTACGGACGCCACACTCCGCCCAGCTCAAGCACCGGCCGACGCTTTAGCAATGGTGATCAAGAACCTGAGCGATGAGGTGGCTCACCTCAGAGTCCAGCGCGAGGTCCACAGCCAGCAATACAACCAGCACGACCCTGCTATCTCGAAGCGACGGCGACACAGCCTCAAGGCCAAGATTGAGGCACTTACGTCCCAAATTGAGACCCGCAGCGACCAGATTTATGCCCTATACGATGTTCTCGAGGGACAGAAGCAGGCAGGGCAGCTCAAGACTGAGACTAAGTCAGTGGAGATGACCCAGCAGGATGTGGAGGACACCCTTACAAGCATTGGGCTCGATCCAGCTGAACTGTCAGGTCATGTGGGCAGGAAGGCGCCTGCAGGTTTCGACGGCATTGACGATGTTAGTGATGAGAGTGAATTGCCGTGGGAAGGACTGAGTGATGTTGAGAGTGAGATCGGGCAAGGACGATAG
- a CDS encoding Acyl-coenzyme A thioesterase 8 yields the protein MAIGTMEEGIRLKRVSENTFQSIATPFTWADGVVVPGGLLMALSANAAFETVSQDFSVDSLQANFLLGPRTDLPMDLEVTQLSDGGRFAVRMVHMKQGGRLLVHSTCTFVRGLRGESMQHTTGRATTETVDEITLDDLEVDRNDRGPYMKYQRLGVVQTGGKDATEAPPDAMTYTSVCTVSPRISSNTARLHSIGIILLSDYHVLDCPPTVHGLSTGQPAIGDHQRNIKASHFKYLTSLNHSIHFHVHEGFRADDLIYLEANSPWSGNRRGEILTRMFTKDGRLVATCKQEGYYVLHEKGLGKL from the exons ATGGCCATCGGGACAATGGAAGAAGGCATCCGGTTGAAGCGCGTGTCCGAG AACACATTCCAATCGATCGCGACGCCATTCACATGGGCCGATGGCGTTGTCG TTCCCGGCGGCTTGCTAATGGCTCTGTCGGCCAACGCTGCATTCGAAACCGTGAGCCAGGACTTTTCAGTAGACTCGCTCCAGGCCAATTTCCTGCTGGGTCCGCGGACTGATCTGCCAATGGATCTGGAAGTGACTCAGTTGAGTGATGGCGGACGTTTTGCTGTGCGAATGGTTCACATGAAGCAGGGAGGGAGGTTGCTGGTACATTCGACCTGTACCTTTGTGCGAGGTCTGCGTGGTGAAAGTATGCAGCATACCACTGGCCGAGCGACTACGGAAACGGTCGACGAGATCACACTGGACGATCTTGAAGTGGACAGGAATGACCGAGGACCTTACATGAAGTACCAGAGACTCGGAGTCGTTCAGACTGGCGGAAAAGACGCGACAGAGGCGCCTCCAGACGCCATGACCTACACCTCCGTCTGCACCGTCTCACCCCGAATCAGCAGCAACACCGCACGGCTACATTCCATCGGAATCATCCTCCTATCCGACTACCACGTTCTGGACTGTCCTCCCACCGTCCACGGGCTTTCGACAGGCCAACCAGCCATCGGGGACCACCAGCGCAATATTAAGGCTAGCCACTTCAAGTACTTAACCTCTCTAAATCACAGCATCCACTTCCACGTTCACGAAGGCTTCCGAGCAGACGACCTGATCTACCTCGAGGCGAATAGTCCTTGGTCTGGCAACAGACGTGGCGAGATTCTCACGAGGATGTTTACTAAAGATGGTCGACTGGTTGCAACTTGCAAGCAGGAAGGATATTATGTACTGCATGAGAAGGGACTGGGTAAGCTGTAG
- a CDS encoding Ferric/cupric reductase transmembrane component 7 gives MPSLAETLAKRAGITLESTKLLGFVVEAQDHGNEAHLERRIDIPFNSSSPPGLIEAETRDPWRDSGKYALGWVYFAVILLVLTGAIHWYNFWNDKVRIAEHKERAEGRAKIASPATDYEHSALSTDRSTRKFFPTEGPVPMAVQEDETASTSWLVRNILAMIRFLFYHPIPSLKVHRRLRPIVFPSPGVCLLAFAALAFVLLYSFVPQPLYWQSIEFGSPPLAIRSGMLAVALMPWIIALSMKANFITFIIGIGHERLNVLHRWLAWICLILSLIHTIPFYVTPVYDGGMQAFHQLLKQQQSGVYIYGTGIAALAPLLFLCVHSITPLRRRFYELFVVVHVPVSVAFLGLLFWHCHNYLTSWNYLWATTAIWLASYAFRLFYLNWSNPFRISFCVGEEAAVTVMHENAVKVTIPTQVRWKPGQYAYLRMPGVSFFENHPFTIASLCSDDYPSEYGEKYRDMVVVFRPFGGFTKKVLDSALDHGPWWTYRAFIDGPYGGMRRSMVSFDHVVLVAGGTGITAVVSHLLDLIKRMRDGKAVTKTVHLIWAMKRPETMEWFKEELRICREFAPPDTVSCQFYITAAKRQTQTGQLVSAQTPNRPVSMVFHDKVNDAFQDIASNRFSFHSQRNSAQIRDAAAGDVEREKELFAENEDRLRPLPEAHLKPARQPSRGYLAGRPLPTQRARTPSPDRTYTEMASEETPHLPPHPTLHEKRRSRPVSLDITSAQITQTTHLHQIAQSQDPHQQGFDFGFPSTPTEFQKNLMRFAFMPAAVKARRSGWSVEWGRPEIPYMLKELSEEWTGKRACVFVCGPPAMRLDVSETVAGLQRVVMGGGRGLEEFYLHTEDYAL, from the exons ATGCCATCACTTGCGGAAACCCTTGCAAAGCGCGCTGGAATTACCCTGGAGTCTACTAAGCTCCTCGGATTCGTCGTCGAAGCACAAGACCATGGGAACGAGGCACATCTCGAACGACGCATCGACATTCCTTTCAACAGCAGCAGTCCGCCAGGTTTGATTGAGGCAGAAACTCGGGACCCCTGGCGCGACTCTGGAAAGTATGCGCTTGGTTGGGTCTACTTTGCGGTCATATTGCTTGTCCTGACCGGCGCGATTCATTGGTACAACTTCTGGAACGACAAAGTACGAATCGCGGAGCACAAGGAACGTGCAGAAGGAAGAGCCAAGATCGCATCTCCAGCGACTGACTATGAACATTCTGCATTGAGCACCGATCGATCGACCCGCAAGTTCTTCCCTACTGAAGGCCCGGTACCTATGGCCGTGCAGGAAGACGAAACTGCATCAACATCATGGCTGGTCAGGAATATCCTAGCCATGATCAGGTTCCTGTTCTATCACCCTATACCATCGCTCAAGGTACACAGGCGGCTCAGACCCATCGTCTTTCCAAGTCCTGGTGTGTGCCTTCTGGCGTTCGCGGCGCTAGCATTCGTCCTGTTGTACAGCTTTGTTCCACAGCCACTTTACTGGCAATCGATCGAATTTGGATCTCCACCATTGGCGATTCGGTCTGGCATGCTAGCGGTCGCTTTGATGCCCTGGATCATCGCACTTAGCATGAAAGCCAACTTCATAACGTTCATCATCGGCATTGGACACGAGCGTCTGAACGTGCTGCATCGGTGGCTCGCCTGGATATGTCTGATACTCAGCCTCATTCACACGATACCGTTTTATGTAACGCCAGTATACGATGGTGGCATGCAGGCCTTTCATCAACTGCTCAAGCAGCAACAGTCTGGCGTTTACATCTATGGAACAG GCATTGCCGCTCTAGCACCGCTTCTTTTCCTCTGTGTACACTCCATCACACCATTGCGAAGGCGCTTCTACGAGCTTTTCGTGGTCGTGCACGTTCCAGTCTCTGTCGCATTCCTCGGTCTTTTATTCTGGCACTGTCACAATTACCTGACATCCTGGAACTACCTATGGGCCACGACGGCTATATGGCTGGCATCGTATGCCTTTCGGCTCTTCTATCTCAACTGGTCGAACCCATTCAGGATATCCTTCTGTGTGGGTGAAGAAGCTGCTGTAACGGTCATGCATGAGAACGCTGTGAAGGTCACCATACCAACCCAGGTTCGGTGGAAGCCGGGACAATACGCCTACCTTCGAATGCCTGGAGTCTCCTTCTTCGAGAACCACCCTTTCACAATCGCATCGCTGTGCAGTGATGATTACCCTTCCGAGTACGGCGAGAAGTACCGAGATATGGTCGTAGTGTTCAGACCATTTGGTGGCTTCACAAAGAAAGTCCTGGACAGTGCGCTGGACCACGGACCTTGGTGGACGTATCGTGCTTTCATCGATGGTCCATACGGCGGCATGCGCCGTAGCATGGTGTCCTTCGATCATGTTGTCCTGGTAGCCGGCGGCACTGGCATAACGGCCGTTGTGTCGCATCTCCTGGATTTGATCAAACGCATGCGAGACGGCAAGGCAGTGACGAAAACTGTACATCTCATCTGGGCGATGAAGCGTCCAGAGACCATGGAATGGTTCAAAGAAGAGCTACGGATCTGCCGAGAATTTGCTCCTCCTGACACTGTCAGCTGTCAGTTCTATATCACGGCGGCCAAGAGGCAGACGCAGACCGGCCAACTTGTCAGTGCGCAGACGCCAAATCGCCCAGTCAGCATGGTGTTCCATGACAAGGTAAACGATGCCTTCCAAGATATCGCAAGCAATCGCTTCTCCTTCCACTCACAGCGGAACTCCGCGCAGATACGAGACGCAGCAGCTGGAGACGTCGAACGTGAGAAGGAGCTTTTTGCGGAGAATGAGGATCGCCTACGACCACTACCCGAAGCACATCTCAAACCAGCACGACAGCCATCGCGAGGATATCTCGCAGGCAGGCCTCTACCCACGCAACGAGCACGAACCCCATCTCCCGATCGAACCTACACAGAAATGGCATCAGAAGAAACACCCCACCTACCACCCCACCCAACCCTCCACGAAAAACGCCGCTCCCGCCCCGTGTCCCTCGACATCACCTCCGCCCAAATCACCCAAACCACCCACCTCCACCAAATCGCCCAATCCCAAGACCCTCACCAACAAGGTTTCGACTTCGGCTTCCCCTCGACCCCGACCGAGTTCCAAAAGAACCTGATGCGCTTCGCCTTCATGCCCGCAGCCGTCAAGGCGCGGCGCAGCGGCTGGAGCGTGGAGTGGGGACGGCCGGAGATACCGTATATGCTCAAGGAGCTTAGTGAGGAGTGGACGGGGAAGAGGGCGTGTGTGTTTGTGTGTGGGCCGCCGGCGATGAGGTTGGATGTTAGTGAGACTGTGGCGGGGTTGCAGAGGGTTGTGATGGGTGGGGGGAGGGGGTTGGAGGAGTTTTATTTGCATACGGAGGATTATGCGCTGTGA
- a CDS encoding 4-nitrophenylphosphatase translates to MLRKGGKQLVFVTNNSTKSRSDYKKKFDKLGIAANEEEVFGSSYSAAVYIARIMKLQPPKNKVFVLGETGIEQELQAENVPYIGGTDANLRREITDEDFKTIADTSALDPDVAVVLTGLDFHPSYLKYSLGLAYIRAGAKFLATNIDSTLPNSGALFPGAGSSSAPLVEAVGHEPLALGKPSQAMMDAIEGKFQFDRKKACMIGDRLNTDIQFGIEGGLGGTLAVLTGVSKKEDILADGAEVRPSAYVDQLSDLLG, encoded by the exons ATGCTGCGAAAGGGAG GCAAGCAGCTCGTCTTCGTGACAAACAACAGCACAAAGTCAAGAAGCGACTACAAGAAGAAGTTCGACAAGCTTGGCATTGCAGCGAATGAG GAGGAAGTCTTTGGCTCAAGCTACAGTGCTGCCGTCTACATTGCCAGGATCATGAAGCTTCAACCACCCAAGAACAAGGTCTTCGTCCTCGGCGAGACTGGCATTGAGCAGGAATTGCAAGCTGAGAATGTGCCCTACATTGGAGGCACTGATGCAAACCTGCGCAGGGAGATAACAGACGAGGATTTCAAGACCATTGCCGACACATCAGCGCTCGATCCAGACGTGGCTGTCGTCCTGACCGGCCTGGACTTTCACCCCAGCTATCTGAAGTACTCACTTGGTCTTGCATACATCCGAGCTGGAGCCAAGTTCCTCGCGACCAATATCGATTCGACACTGCCTAACTCTGGCGCTCTCTTCCCAGGCGCTGGATCATCCAGTGCACCGCTCGTCGAAGCTGTGGGCCATGAGCCACTCGCACTGGGCAAGCCGAGTCAAGCAATGATGGATGCCATCGAAGGGAAATTCCAGTTCGACCGCAAGAAGGCGTGCATGATTGGAGATCGCCTAAACACCGACATTCAGTTTGGTATCGAGGGTGGTCTAGGGGGTACACTAGCCGTACTAACAGGCGTCAGCAAGAAGGAGGATATCCTAGCAGATGGTGCTGAAGTCAGGCCTTCAGCTTATGTCGACCAACTTAGCGACTTGCTGGGATAA
- a CDS encoding NADH:flavin oxidoreductase: MSTSHHNVQVRNEGANTIVNKQAPNVSYFTPLQDPPAGTALLADGQKPEDIPKLFRPLQLRGLTLQNRTMLSPLCQYSAEDGHFTRWHVTHLGGIIQRGPGITCVEATAVTPQGRITPEDNGLWKDSQIAGLKEVVDFAHSQNQKIMIQLAHAGRKASTVAPWLSSGTVAGPELNGWPDDTHAPSAIAWNDHHTQPKEMSLKDIEDFKVAYAAAVKRAVQAGFDAVEIHNAHGYLLHSFLSPVSNQRKDKYGGSWENRVRLTLEVVELVRAIIPDKMPLFLRISATDWLEENKDIKESWTGDDTVKLAPLLAERGVDLLDVSTGGNHPAQHPHVKPAYQAPFAIKVKEAIKGTKMAVGSVGSIDNAKLANDLLEKDNLDLITIGRGFQKNPGLVFAWADELGVNVNMPNQIRWGFGGRGKKSGKPVTEIPELIGRL, from the exons ATGTCGACCTCACACCACAACGTCCAGGTCCGAAACGAAGGAGCCAACACCATCGTCAACAAGCAAGCTCCAAATGTCTCCTACTTCACGCCACTCCAAGATCCACCGGCAGGAACTGCCCTCCTTGCCGATGGACAGAAGCCAGAGGATATTCCAAAGCTGTTCCGCCCGCTGCAGTTGCGAGGCCTTACACTCCAGAATCGCACCATGTTGAGCCCACTCTGCCAGTACAGCGCGGAAGATGGGCACTTCACTAGGTGGCATGTTACTCATCTCGGTG GCATCATCCAGCGCGGTCCGGGCATTACTTGCGTCGAAGCCACTG CTGTGACACCACAAGGTCGGATTACCCCTGAAGACAACGGACTATGGAAGGATAGCCAAATCGCAGGCTTGAAGGAGGTCGTCGATTTCGCTCACTCGCA AAACCAAAAGATCATGATTCAGCTAGCTCATGCCGGCCGCAAAGCATCGACAGTAGCTCCCTGGCTCAGCTCCGGGACTGTTGCTGGACCCGAGCTCAATGGCTGGCCCGACGATACCCACGCACCAAGTGCCATTGCCTGGAACGACCACCACACCCAGCCAAAGGAGATGTCACTCAAAGATATCGAGGACTTCAAGGTCGCTTATGCCGCTGCCGTTAAGCGAGCTGTGCAGGCCGGGTTCGACGCAGTCGAGATTCACAACGCACACGGCTACCTCCTGCACTCATTCTTGAGCCCCGTGAGTAACCAGAGGAAGGACAAGTATGGTGGCAGTTGGGAGAACCGCGTCCGCCTCACCCTCGAAGTG GTCGAGCTCGTTCGTGCTATTATCCCCGATAAGATGCCGCTCTTCCTACGGATTAGCGCCACTGACTGGCTCGAGGAGAACAAGGACATCAAGGAGTCATGGACTGGAGATGACACTGTGAAGCTCGCACCACTACTTGCCGAGCGTGGCGTCGACCTACTCGATGTGTCGACCGGAGGAAACCATCCCGCTCAGCACCCTCACGTAAAGCCAGCATATCAAGCACCGTTCGCCATCAAGGTCAAAGAGGCAATCAAGGGTACGAAGATGGCGGTCGGCTCGGTTGGCTCGATCGACAATGCAAAGTTGGCGAACGATCTGCTTGAGAAGGACAATTTGGATCTCATCACCATCGGCCGTGGCTTCCAAAAG AACCCGGGCCTTGTCTTCGCATGGGCAGACGAGCTCGGTGTTAACGTCAACATGCCAAACCAGATTCGATGGGGCTTTGGTGGTCGAGGCAAGAAGTCAGGCAAGCCG GTTACTGAGATTCCGGAACTCATTGGCAGACTTTGA